Proteins from one Erythrolamprus reginae isolate rEryReg1 chromosome 6, rEryReg1.hap1, whole genome shotgun sequence genomic window:
- the IL17RA gene encoding interleukin-17 receptor A isoform X1: protein MRRMRVDASWCFVLVAGLLPGLSGLRLLLDAPPLFNCSQPGLRCLVRNSYCVDKNWLQSWKWTPSAPSSVDIFIDTFFAEDGKLVPVLKIEWKVATDASIIYLRGAELAVLQLNNNHQICAQFDFQNNLTFQVRPDNGGRWNFSFNRFEVQPGQRYQITVYHLPKLSTPGDYNRRSKPFTVPNCTHPTMKPTEPCLRIGSLWKPRINGTSLDDNSVLVSFDPAEIPAKYFIHVISVRDDEKDCKKATESISETGLQQRLNVTVKLERNLKICCKYKVQIQPFFPACGTDCMRHSFSIPCPPADVLSLLTESGTNDTFSVGLPWIHTVICILLIGSAIGSAICLTRRQKELNSAAESCDFELQDVTPMLPPPPPLKPRTVWIVYSADHKLYVDIVMKFAQFMITVCGTEVILDLLDEHQISEMGVVCWLTRQKQKMEALSSKIIVLCSRGTRAKWQAMLGHEESSVHLKQDNLLPAGDMFTPALNLILPDFKQPACFGLYLICYFEGISGESDVPDPFHVTSKYQLMDKFEEIYFLIQDLEKFEPGRMHQIPAISPEKYTESPCGKQLKEALQKFQAWQTEHPDWFQSECACGEDEDDLQPLSEELTEESIFPRIGILKKQLLPKEPDHDGYCLVKPLVNEDDLGAYKLTPRHLSQEDLTFQTLVTPAETPPVQVVNPSAFAEENEILSHKLLTNDDWLESVPVIEASIPRRNNVLLQEDVSSDPQVLPDDVMQQLEGLMYSLYQQSVLPSDVPLCQEDVSEQQQLLFDEASKVQRQSVQSDQGYSSRCPSFPSDSPVEPEEEENQEQEGYWPTGHLTVDVLSSLKSLQQQLLFQDIQKNCS, encoded by the exons GGTTTACGCTGCCTTGTGCGAAACA GTTACTGTGTGGATAAGAACTGGCTCCAATCTTGGAAATGGACTCCATCAGCCCCAAGTTCTGTTGACATATTTATTGATACTTTTTTTGCTGAAGATGGGAAATTGGTCCCTGTGCTGAAGATAGAGTGGAAAGTGGCTACTGATG CAAGCATCATATACCTCAGAGGTGCGGAATTGGCTGTACTACAATTAAACAATAACCATCAGATTTGCGCTCAATTTGACTTTCAAAATAACCTGACATTCCAAGTCCGTCCAGACAATGGGGGCCGG TGGAATTTCTCTTTCAACCGTTTTGAGGTGCAACCAGGCCAAAGGTACCAAATAACTGTCTATCATTTGCCCAAATTAAGTACTCCAGGGGACTATAACAGGAGATCAAAGCCATTCACAGTACCAA ATTGCACACATCCTACCATGAAACCAACAGAACCATGTCTGCGAATAG GGAGTTTGTGGAAACCCAGAATTAATGGAACAAGTCTAGATGATAATTCTGTGTTGGTGAGCTTTGACCCTGCAGAAATACCAGCCAAATATTTTATCCATGTAATCAGTGTTCGGGATGATGAAAAGGACTGCAAGAAGGCCACAGAAAGCATTTCAGAG ACGGGTCTGCAGCAGCGCCTTAATGTAACAGTCAAGCTGGAAAGGAACTTGAAGATTTGTTGCAAATACAAAGTGCAG ATCCAACCATTCTTTCCTGCTTGTGGTACAGACTGTATGAGACACTCATTTTCAATCCCATGTCCTCCTGCTGATGTCTTAAGTCTTCTTACTGAATCCGGAACGAATG ataCATTTTCGGTGGGGCTACCTTGGATCCACACTGTCATCTGCATTTTGTTAATTGGTTCAGCTATTGGTTCCGCAATCTGCCTTACTCGAAGACAAAAAG AATTAAATTCTGCTGCAGAAAGCTGTGATTTTGAACTCCAAG ATGTCACTCCTATGTTACCACCTCCTCCACCCCTCAAGCCACGTACAGTCTGGATTGTGTATTCTGCTGATCACAAGCTCTATGTAGACATCGTGATGAAATTTGCCCAGTTCATGATCACCGTGTGTGGTACGGAGGTCATCCTCGACCTGTTAGATGAACACCAGATATCTGAGATGGGAGTAGTGTGCTGGCTCACTCGGCAGAAACAGAAAATGGAAGCGCTCTCTTCCAAGATCATCGTCTTGTGTTCCCGAGGTACTCGGGCCAAGTGGCAGGCTATGCTTGGGCACGAGGAATCCAGTGTACATCTGAAGCAAGATAATCTGCTGCCGGCAGGGGACATGTTCACTCCGGCACTGAATCTGATTTTACCAGATTTTAAACAGCCCGCTTGCTTCGGACTTTATTTAATCTGCTACTTTGAGGGCATAAGCGGCGAGAGCGACGTTCCAGACCCATTCCACGTCACCTCCAAATATCAACTGATGGATAAGTTTGAGGAAATTTACTTCTTAATCCAGGATCTTGAAAAATTTGAGCCGGGGCGAATGCACCAGATTCCAGCCATCTCACCGGAAAAGTACACCGAAAGCCCCTGTGGCAAACAGCTGAAGGAGGCTTTGCAGAAATTCCAGGCATGGCAGACTGAACATCCAGACTGGTTTCAAAGCGAATGTGCCTGCGGTGAGGATGAAGATGATCTTCAACCTCTGAGTGAGGAACTCACTGAAGAATCAATATTCCCCAGAATAGGAATTCTTAAGAAGCAGCTACTTCCAAAGGAACCTGACCATGATGGCTATTGCTTAGTCAAACCTCTGGTTAATGAAGATGACTTGGGAGCATACAAATTGACACCTCGGCATCTGTCACAAGAGGATCTAACATTCCAGACTCTGGTCACCCCTGCTGAGACACCACCTGTTCAGGTGGTCAATCCGTCTGCCTTTGCAGAAGAAAACGAAATTCTCAGTCATAAACTGTTAACCAATGACGATTGGCTGGAAAGCGTGCCTGTGATAGAAGCTAGCATCCCCAGAAGAAATAATGTCCTTCTTCAAGAGGATGTATCCTCAGATCCCCAGGTTTTGCCAGATGATGTGATGCAACAACTGGAAGGGTTGATGTATTCCCTCTATCAGCAAAGTGTCCTCCCCTCTGATGTGCCCCTTTGCCAAGAAGATGTTTCTGAACAGCAGCAGCTGTTGTTTGATGAGGCTTCCAAAGTGCAGAGACAGTCGGTACAGTCAGATCAGGGTTATAGCTCCAGatgtccttctttcccttctgatAGCCCTGTTGAACCAGAAGAAGAAGAGAACCAAGAACAGGAAGGATACTGGCCTACTGGGCATCTCACTGTAGATGTCTTAAGTAGTCTGAAAAGTCTTCAGCAGCAGTTGCTTTTCCAGGACATCCAGAAAAACTGTAGCTAA
- the IL17RA gene encoding interleukin-17 receptor A isoform X3: protein MGAGGISLSTVLRCNQAKDCTHPTMKPTEPCLRIGSLWKPRINGTSLDDNSVLVSFDPAEIPAKYFIHVISVRDDEKDCKKATESISETGLQQRLNVTVKLERNLKICCKYKVQIQPFFPACGTDCMRHSFSIPCPPADVLSLLTESGTNDTFSVGLPWIHTVICILLIGSAIGSAICLTRRQKELNSAAESCDFELQDVTPMLPPPPPLKPRTVWIVYSADHKLYVDIVMKFAQFMITVCGTEVILDLLDEHQISEMGVVCWLTRQKQKMEALSSKIIVLCSRGTRAKWQAMLGHEESSVHLKQDNLLPAGDMFTPALNLILPDFKQPACFGLYLICYFEGISGESDVPDPFHVTSKYQLMDKFEEIYFLIQDLEKFEPGRMHQIPAISPEKYTESPCGKQLKEALQKFQAWQTEHPDWFQSECACGEDEDDLQPLSEELTEESIFPRIGILKKQLLPKEPDHDGYCLVKPLVNEDDLGAYKLTPRHLSQEDLTFQTLVTPAETPPVQVVNPSAFAEENEILSHKLLTNDDWLESVPVIEASIPRRNNVLLQEDVSSDPQVLPDDVMQQLEGLMYSLYQQSVLPSDVPLCQEDVSEQQQLLFDEASKVQRQSVQSDQGYSSRCPSFPSDSPVEPEEEENQEQEGYWPTGHLTVDVLSSLKSLQQQLLFQDIQKNCS from the exons ATGGGGGCCGG TGGAATTTCTCTTTCAACCGTTTTGAGGTGCAACCAGGCCAAAG ATTGCACACATCCTACCATGAAACCAACAGAACCATGTCTGCGAATAG GGAGTTTGTGGAAACCCAGAATTAATGGAACAAGTCTAGATGATAATTCTGTGTTGGTGAGCTTTGACCCTGCAGAAATACCAGCCAAATATTTTATCCATGTAATCAGTGTTCGGGATGATGAAAAGGACTGCAAGAAGGCCACAGAAAGCATTTCAGAG ACGGGTCTGCAGCAGCGCCTTAATGTAACAGTCAAGCTGGAAAGGAACTTGAAGATTTGTTGCAAATACAAAGTGCAG ATCCAACCATTCTTTCCTGCTTGTGGTACAGACTGTATGAGACACTCATTTTCAATCCCATGTCCTCCTGCTGATGTCTTAAGTCTTCTTACTGAATCCGGAACGAATG ataCATTTTCGGTGGGGCTACCTTGGATCCACACTGTCATCTGCATTTTGTTAATTGGTTCAGCTATTGGTTCCGCAATCTGCCTTACTCGAAGACAAAAAG AATTAAATTCTGCTGCAGAAAGCTGTGATTTTGAACTCCAAG ATGTCACTCCTATGTTACCACCTCCTCCACCCCTCAAGCCACGTACAGTCTGGATTGTGTATTCTGCTGATCACAAGCTCTATGTAGACATCGTGATGAAATTTGCCCAGTTCATGATCACCGTGTGTGGTACGGAGGTCATCCTCGACCTGTTAGATGAACACCAGATATCTGAGATGGGAGTAGTGTGCTGGCTCACTCGGCAGAAACAGAAAATGGAAGCGCTCTCTTCCAAGATCATCGTCTTGTGTTCCCGAGGTACTCGGGCCAAGTGGCAGGCTATGCTTGGGCACGAGGAATCCAGTGTACATCTGAAGCAAGATAATCTGCTGCCGGCAGGGGACATGTTCACTCCGGCACTGAATCTGATTTTACCAGATTTTAAACAGCCCGCTTGCTTCGGACTTTATTTAATCTGCTACTTTGAGGGCATAAGCGGCGAGAGCGACGTTCCAGACCCATTCCACGTCACCTCCAAATATCAACTGATGGATAAGTTTGAGGAAATTTACTTCTTAATCCAGGATCTTGAAAAATTTGAGCCGGGGCGAATGCACCAGATTCCAGCCATCTCACCGGAAAAGTACACCGAAAGCCCCTGTGGCAAACAGCTGAAGGAGGCTTTGCAGAAATTCCAGGCATGGCAGACTGAACATCCAGACTGGTTTCAAAGCGAATGTGCCTGCGGTGAGGATGAAGATGATCTTCAACCTCTGAGTGAGGAACTCACTGAAGAATCAATATTCCCCAGAATAGGAATTCTTAAGAAGCAGCTACTTCCAAAGGAACCTGACCATGATGGCTATTGCTTAGTCAAACCTCTGGTTAATGAAGATGACTTGGGAGCATACAAATTGACACCTCGGCATCTGTCACAAGAGGATCTAACATTCCAGACTCTGGTCACCCCTGCTGAGACACCACCTGTTCAGGTGGTCAATCCGTCTGCCTTTGCAGAAGAAAACGAAATTCTCAGTCATAAACTGTTAACCAATGACGATTGGCTGGAAAGCGTGCCTGTGATAGAAGCTAGCATCCCCAGAAGAAATAATGTCCTTCTTCAAGAGGATGTATCCTCAGATCCCCAGGTTTTGCCAGATGATGTGATGCAACAACTGGAAGGGTTGATGTATTCCCTCTATCAGCAAAGTGTCCTCCCCTCTGATGTGCCCCTTTGCCAAGAAGATGTTTCTGAACAGCAGCAGCTGTTGTTTGATGAGGCTTCCAAAGTGCAGAGACAGTCGGTACAGTCAGATCAGGGTTATAGCTCCAGatgtccttctttcccttctgatAGCCCTGTTGAACCAGAAGAAGAAGAGAACCAAGAACAGGAAGGATACTGGCCTACTGGGCATCTCACTGTAGATGTCTTAAGTAGTCTGAAAAGTCTTCAGCAGCAGTTGCTTTTCCAGGACATCCAGAAAAACTGTAGCTAA
- the IL17RA gene encoding interleukin-17 receptor A isoform X2, whose amino-acid sequence MQCTPEKGLRCLVRNSYCVDKNWLQSWKWTPSAPSSVDIFIDTFFAEDGKLVPVLKIEWKVATDASIIYLRGAELAVLQLNNNHQICAQFDFQNNLTFQVRPDNGGRWNFSFNRFEVQPGQRYQITVYHLPKLSTPGDYNRRSKPFTVPNCTHPTMKPTEPCLRIGSLWKPRINGTSLDDNSVLVSFDPAEIPAKYFIHVISVRDDEKDCKKATESISETGLQQRLNVTVKLERNLKICCKYKVQIQPFFPACGTDCMRHSFSIPCPPADVLSLLTESGTNDTFSVGLPWIHTVICILLIGSAIGSAICLTRRQKELNSAAESCDFELQDVTPMLPPPPPLKPRTVWIVYSADHKLYVDIVMKFAQFMITVCGTEVILDLLDEHQISEMGVVCWLTRQKQKMEALSSKIIVLCSRGTRAKWQAMLGHEESSVHLKQDNLLPAGDMFTPALNLILPDFKQPACFGLYLICYFEGISGESDVPDPFHVTSKYQLMDKFEEIYFLIQDLEKFEPGRMHQIPAISPEKYTESPCGKQLKEALQKFQAWQTEHPDWFQSECACGEDEDDLQPLSEELTEESIFPRIGILKKQLLPKEPDHDGYCLVKPLVNEDDLGAYKLTPRHLSQEDLTFQTLVTPAETPPVQVVNPSAFAEENEILSHKLLTNDDWLESVPVIEASIPRRNNVLLQEDVSSDPQVLPDDVMQQLEGLMYSLYQQSVLPSDVPLCQEDVSEQQQLLFDEASKVQRQSVQSDQGYSSRCPSFPSDSPVEPEEEENQEQEGYWPTGHLTVDVLSSLKSLQQQLLFQDIQKNCS is encoded by the exons ATGCAATGCACACCCGAAAAA GGTTTACGCTGCCTTGTGCGAAACA GTTACTGTGTGGATAAGAACTGGCTCCAATCTTGGAAATGGACTCCATCAGCCCCAAGTTCTGTTGACATATTTATTGATACTTTTTTTGCTGAAGATGGGAAATTGGTCCCTGTGCTGAAGATAGAGTGGAAAGTGGCTACTGATG CAAGCATCATATACCTCAGAGGTGCGGAATTGGCTGTACTACAATTAAACAATAACCATCAGATTTGCGCTCAATTTGACTTTCAAAATAACCTGACATTCCAAGTCCGTCCAGACAATGGGGGCCGG TGGAATTTCTCTTTCAACCGTTTTGAGGTGCAACCAGGCCAAAGGTACCAAATAACTGTCTATCATTTGCCCAAATTAAGTACTCCAGGGGACTATAACAGGAGATCAAAGCCATTCACAGTACCAA ATTGCACACATCCTACCATGAAACCAACAGAACCATGTCTGCGAATAG GGAGTTTGTGGAAACCCAGAATTAATGGAACAAGTCTAGATGATAATTCTGTGTTGGTGAGCTTTGACCCTGCAGAAATACCAGCCAAATATTTTATCCATGTAATCAGTGTTCGGGATGATGAAAAGGACTGCAAGAAGGCCACAGAAAGCATTTCAGAG ACGGGTCTGCAGCAGCGCCTTAATGTAACAGTCAAGCTGGAAAGGAACTTGAAGATTTGTTGCAAATACAAAGTGCAG ATCCAACCATTCTTTCCTGCTTGTGGTACAGACTGTATGAGACACTCATTTTCAATCCCATGTCCTCCTGCTGATGTCTTAAGTCTTCTTACTGAATCCGGAACGAATG ataCATTTTCGGTGGGGCTACCTTGGATCCACACTGTCATCTGCATTTTGTTAATTGGTTCAGCTATTGGTTCCGCAATCTGCCTTACTCGAAGACAAAAAG AATTAAATTCTGCTGCAGAAAGCTGTGATTTTGAACTCCAAG ATGTCACTCCTATGTTACCACCTCCTCCACCCCTCAAGCCACGTACAGTCTGGATTGTGTATTCTGCTGATCACAAGCTCTATGTAGACATCGTGATGAAATTTGCCCAGTTCATGATCACCGTGTGTGGTACGGAGGTCATCCTCGACCTGTTAGATGAACACCAGATATCTGAGATGGGAGTAGTGTGCTGGCTCACTCGGCAGAAACAGAAAATGGAAGCGCTCTCTTCCAAGATCATCGTCTTGTGTTCCCGAGGTACTCGGGCCAAGTGGCAGGCTATGCTTGGGCACGAGGAATCCAGTGTACATCTGAAGCAAGATAATCTGCTGCCGGCAGGGGACATGTTCACTCCGGCACTGAATCTGATTTTACCAGATTTTAAACAGCCCGCTTGCTTCGGACTTTATTTAATCTGCTACTTTGAGGGCATAAGCGGCGAGAGCGACGTTCCAGACCCATTCCACGTCACCTCCAAATATCAACTGATGGATAAGTTTGAGGAAATTTACTTCTTAATCCAGGATCTTGAAAAATTTGAGCCGGGGCGAATGCACCAGATTCCAGCCATCTCACCGGAAAAGTACACCGAAAGCCCCTGTGGCAAACAGCTGAAGGAGGCTTTGCAGAAATTCCAGGCATGGCAGACTGAACATCCAGACTGGTTTCAAAGCGAATGTGCCTGCGGTGAGGATGAAGATGATCTTCAACCTCTGAGTGAGGAACTCACTGAAGAATCAATATTCCCCAGAATAGGAATTCTTAAGAAGCAGCTACTTCCAAAGGAACCTGACCATGATGGCTATTGCTTAGTCAAACCTCTGGTTAATGAAGATGACTTGGGAGCATACAAATTGACACCTCGGCATCTGTCACAAGAGGATCTAACATTCCAGACTCTGGTCACCCCTGCTGAGACACCACCTGTTCAGGTGGTCAATCCGTCTGCCTTTGCAGAAGAAAACGAAATTCTCAGTCATAAACTGTTAACCAATGACGATTGGCTGGAAAGCGTGCCTGTGATAGAAGCTAGCATCCCCAGAAGAAATAATGTCCTTCTTCAAGAGGATGTATCCTCAGATCCCCAGGTTTTGCCAGATGATGTGATGCAACAACTGGAAGGGTTGATGTATTCCCTCTATCAGCAAAGTGTCCTCCCCTCTGATGTGCCCCTTTGCCAAGAAGATGTTTCTGAACAGCAGCAGCTGTTGTTTGATGAGGCTTCCAAAGTGCAGAGACAGTCGGTACAGTCAGATCAGGGTTATAGCTCCAGatgtccttctttcccttctgatAGCCCTGTTGAACCAGAAGAAGAAGAGAACCAAGAACAGGAAGGATACTGGCCTACTGGGCATCTCACTGTAGATGTCTTAAGTAGTCTGAAAAGTCTTCAGCAGCAGTTGCTTTTCCAGGACATCCAGAAAAACTGTAGCTAA